A genomic stretch from Caballeronia sp. LZ062 includes:
- a CDS encoding phage baseplate assembly protein, with the protein MLTVITPFSRLASKREVEHVGQLSMQISSGSGSVLRAYQQAADPGVKRYRPKFIVSEQPSSDRTYLERRVDWQIARAYGMSRQVRVLVDSWTDPSGSPWYLNYQVPVTMPLLKIPEKTLLLVTQISFILDESGTHTELLLAPRQAYLPEPLVLQRIDPDIAPA; encoded by the coding sequence ATGCTCACGGTTATCACTCCGTTCTCCCGCTTGGCGTCCAAGCGGGAAGTTGAACATGTGGGTCAACTTTCGATGCAAATTTCTAGCGGAAGTGGGTCAGTTTTGCGCGCCTATCAACAGGCGGCCGACCCTGGCGTGAAGCGGTACCGCCCGAAGTTCATCGTGTCCGAGCAGCCTTCGTCGGATCGGACGTATCTCGAACGGCGCGTCGATTGGCAGATCGCGCGCGCCTATGGCATGTCGCGCCAGGTGCGTGTGCTGGTGGATAGTTGGACCGATCCGAGCGGCTCGCCGTGGTACTTGAACTATCAAGTGCCGGTCACCATGCCGCTGCTCAAAATTCCGGAGAAGACGCTCCTGCTCGTCACCCAGATCAGTTTCATCCTAGACGAAAGCGGAACGCATACCGAGCTCCTGCTCGCGCCGCGTCAGGCGTATCTG